Proteins co-encoded in one Verrucomicrobiales bacterium genomic window:
- the guaA gene encoding glutamine-hydrolyzing GMP synthase — MNEQIVILDFGSQYTQVIARRIRECHVYSVILPYNTPADELARLKPKGIILSGGPSSVYDPKAPLPDPRVFKLGVPILGICFGVQLLAHFLGGKVEKGLKREYGKGTLTLRDPSCELFRKLPTALQVWNSHGDKLTKLPKGFSAVATTENSDFAAIEDHQRRFYGLQFHPEVAHTPRGKEILTNFVHGVCGCGKGWTMRRYVDQAVDEIRAQVGQEKVILGLSGGVDSSVAAALLHRAIGDQLTCIFVNNGLLRSREAEVVQEVFGRNFKVKLQYEDATKLFLGRLKKVTDPERKRKIIGKTFIEVFQAATRRAGKAKFLAQGTLYPDVIESVPIAGNPAALIKSHHNVGGLPKNMKFSLVEPLRCLFKDEVRELGLELGLPKEIVYRQPFPGPGLAVRILGEVTPSRCQILREADAIVVEEMKRTGWYYKIWQSFAVLLPVRSVGVMGDERTYDYTLAVRAVESQDGMTADWVKLPYEILENLSRRITNEVKGVNRVVFDITSKPPGTIEWE, encoded by the coding sequence ATGAACGAGCAAATCGTCATTCTCGACTTTGGTTCCCAATACACCCAGGTCATCGCCCGGCGCATTCGCGAGTGCCATGTGTACTCGGTGATTTTGCCCTACAACACACCCGCTGATGAGTTGGCCCGGCTAAAGCCCAAAGGCATCATCCTGTCCGGAGGTCCCTCGAGCGTTTACGACCCGAAGGCGCCGCTGCCGGACCCCCGGGTCTTTAAGCTGGGGGTTCCTATCCTGGGCATCTGTTTCGGGGTGCAGCTGCTCGCTCACTTCCTGGGCGGCAAGGTGGAGAAGGGGCTCAAGCGGGAATACGGCAAAGGCACCCTCACGCTCCGGGACCCTTCGTGTGAACTGTTCCGCAAGCTTCCCACCGCCCTCCAGGTTTGGAACTCGCACGGCGACAAACTGACCAAGTTGCCTAAGGGTTTTTCCGCAGTGGCGACCACGGAGAACTCGGACTTTGCCGCCATCGAGGACCACCAGCGTCGTTTTTACGGCCTTCAGTTCCATCCCGAAGTCGCCCATACGCCTCGCGGCAAGGAAATCCTCACCAACTTTGTTCATGGGGTCTGCGGCTGCGGCAAGGGCTGGACGATGCGTCGGTATGTCGATCAGGCCGTGGACGAGATTCGCGCCCAGGTCGGCCAGGAAAAAGTTATCCTCGGACTGAGCGGGGGCGTCGATTCAAGCGTCGCCGCCGCGTTGCTGCACCGGGCGATCGGCGATCAGCTGACTTGCATCTTCGTCAACAACGGACTGCTCCGCTCACGAGAGGCGGAGGTCGTTCAGGAGGTCTTTGGGCGCAACTTCAAAGTGAAGCTGCAGTACGAGGATGCGACGAAGCTCTTTCTCGGCCGACTGAAGAAGGTCACGGATCCGGAGCGCAAGCGAAAGATCATCGGGAAGACCTTCATCGAGGTTTTTCAGGCGGCGACTCGCCGGGCCGGTAAGGCCAAGTTTCTCGCTCAGGGCACATTGTATCCCGACGTCATCGAATCCGTTCCTATCGCCGGAAATCCGGCCGCACTGATCAAGAGCCATCACAATGTCGGCGGCTTGCCCAAGAACATGAAGTTCTCCCTGGTGGAGCCGCTCCGCTGCTTGTTCAAGGACGAGGTTCGCGAGCTCGGCTTGGAGCTGGGCTTGCCCAAGGAAATTGTTTACCGGCAGCCTTTCCCCGGCCCCGGCCTGGCCGTGCGCATCCTGGGCGAGGTCACGCCCTCCCGCTGCCAGATCCTGCGCGAGGCGGATGCGATCGTGGTCGAGGAAATGAAGCGGACCGGCTGGTACTACAAGATCTGGCAGAGCTTTGCGGTGTTGCTCCCGGTGCGGAGCGTTGGGGTGATGGGCGATGAACGTACCTACGACTACACCCTCGCAGTGAGAGCGGTGGAGTCGCAGGACGGCATGACGGCCGATTGGGTTAAGCTGCCGTACGAAATCTTGGAAAACTTGAGCCGCAGAATCACCAATGAGGTGAAGGGGGTCAACCGCGTGGTGTTCGACATCACCAGCAAGCCGCCTGGAACCATCGAGTGGGAATAG
- the mutL gene encoding DNA mismatch repair endonuclease MutL, translating into MNRIRLLSEQVANQIAAGEVVERPASVVKELVENSLDAQATRITVEIQNGGRSLIRITDDGIGMSRDDALLCLERHATSKIRKAEDLSSISTMGFRGEALPSIASVSRFSLTSRERDSESPEGTQVIVNGGKVVEVKSAGGPAGTVLEVRQLFFNVPARKKFLRTEETEFTHILHYLTLAALSHPTVGFTLVKDGKQVLQLPGGKPAGEGQLPFAAVRERLRAVLGGETQLLPVDFTAELADVRRPISSEDDDAFHDVSTQEFRLWGFIGQPGVSRGTRDQHFVFVNKRPVDNRGIQFALLEGYHTALMKGRYPVCCLFLGIDPARVDVNIHPTKREVKFHNEAEIRRLTAEAVRQSLLAFHRGTAAAVPEAETRSASVASAGSPAPRGGEVGRSAAAAPSETPELLKVPRTHPSAVSPGPSRVLPLAAAVPASASDLTSPGAATVQPPQDTGSTPREPLAVTAPAARPASEPPMPSSPSRGDALPAAPLLQVPLRILGAIGRLYVLMESDRGLVVMDQHAAHERILFEQMMRRLEQSQAASQRLLLPETVELSAADARFLGDLLPILTRLGVGLSEFGERTFLLDGVPPFVKASDARRFVLGLIDELKKAGQEMHRLRLGEEVIAKTVCRHAVKANDPLGGAELEGLLADLRQCEMPYTCPHGRPTLIEMSYRELEKKFGRLQ; encoded by the coding sequence ATGAACCGAATTCGTTTGCTGTCGGAACAAGTCGCCAACCAGATCGCCGCCGGCGAGGTGGTCGAGCGACCGGCGAGCGTGGTGAAAGAGTTGGTGGAGAACTCTTTGGACGCCCAGGCCACCCGCATTACCGTCGAGATTCAAAACGGTGGCCGCAGCCTGATTCGGATCACGGATGATGGAATTGGAATGAGCCGGGACGACGCGTTGCTTTGCCTGGAACGCCACGCCACTTCCAAGATCCGCAAGGCCGAGGACCTGAGCTCGATTTCTACGATGGGATTTCGGGGGGAAGCCCTGCCGAGCATTGCCAGTGTGAGTCGATTCTCCCTGACGAGCCGCGAACGGGATAGCGAATCCCCTGAAGGTACCCAGGTCATTGTCAATGGAGGGAAGGTGGTGGAGGTGAAATCCGCTGGCGGACCTGCGGGAACCGTGCTCGAGGTTCGGCAACTGTTCTTCAATGTGCCGGCGCGTAAGAAGTTCCTGCGGACCGAGGAAACCGAGTTTACCCACATTCTTCATTATTTGACGCTGGCTGCATTGTCGCATCCAACGGTGGGATTTACTCTGGTCAAGGATGGCAAGCAGGTCTTGCAGCTTCCCGGTGGCAAGCCAGCCGGGGAGGGCCAGCTTCCCTTTGCAGCGGTTCGCGAGCGCCTGCGTGCAGTGCTCGGCGGGGAAACGCAACTCTTGCCCGTCGACTTCACGGCCGAGTTGGCTGACGTTCGCCGACCGATTTCATCCGAGGACGACGACGCGTTTCACGATGTCTCGACTCAAGAATTCCGGCTGTGGGGCTTCATTGGGCAGCCGGGCGTATCCCGCGGCACTCGCGACCAACACTTCGTGTTTGTGAATAAGCGTCCGGTGGACAACCGAGGCATCCAATTCGCGTTGCTCGAGGGCTACCACACGGCGCTGATGAAAGGGCGGTATCCGGTCTGCTGCCTGTTTCTCGGAATCGATCCGGCGCGGGTGGACGTCAATATTCATCCGACCAAGCGCGAGGTAAAATTTCACAACGAGGCCGAGATCCGGCGACTCACCGCTGAAGCCGTCCGCCAGTCCTTGCTCGCCTTTCATCGGGGCACAGCGGCGGCGGTACCCGAGGCGGAGACACGTTCGGCCTCGGTTGCGTCGGCCGGTTCCCCGGCCCCGCGCGGCGGAGAGGTCGGGCGCTCGGCGGCCGCTGCTCCCTCGGAGACTCCCGAGCTTTTGAAGGTGCCTCGCACTCATCCCAGCGCGGTTTCACCCGGCCCTTCACGGGTATTGCCGCTCGCCGCTGCTGTTCCGGCCAGCGCCTCCGACTTGACATCGCCCGGCGCCGCTACGGTTCAACCGCCACAGGACACGGGATCCACGCCGCGGGAGCCCTTGGCCGTTACTGCGCCAGCAGCCCGGCCTGCCTCGGAGCCTCCGATGCCATCGTCCCCCAGCAGGGGTGACGCCCTGCCCGCGGCTCCGTTGTTGCAAGTGCCGTTGCGCATTCTCGGCGCGATCGGCCGACTTTACGTGCTCATGGAGTCGGATCGCGGTTTGGTGGTGATGGATCAGCATGCGGCGCACGAGCGGATTCTTTTTGAGCAGATGATGCGACGTCTCGAGCAAAGCCAGGCCGCGTCGCAGCGTCTGCTGTTGCCTGAGACCGTCGAGTTGTCGGCGGCCGACGCGCGTTTCCTCGGTGACTTGTTGCCGATACTTACCCGGCTAGGGGTCGGACTGAGCGAATTTGGAGAACGCACTTTTCTTCTGGATGGAGTCCCGCCCTTCGTGAAGGCGTCGGACGCCCGTCGCTTCGTCCTCGGGTTGATCGATGAACTCAAGAAGGCCGGTCAGGAGATGCACCGGCTGCGTCTGGGGGAGGAGGTCATCGCCAAAACGGTTTGCCGCCACGCCGTAAAGGCCAATGATCCCTTGGGGGGCGCCGAGTTGGAAGGGCTGCTCGCCGATCTCCGCCAGTGCGAGATGCCCTACACCTGTCCGCATGGCCGTCCTACCCTGATCGAGATGAGTTACCGCGAGTTGGAGAAGAAGTTCGGCCGGCTGCAATAG
- a CDS encoding chemotaxis protein CheA — translation MNADQKGMFKQLSEKISMELVFAEVGKDSGLLPINSLLGQIEELPLAAAGQVWVDAVKFARKWIDQVFDTTATFDESTLRLLGEWGTWAQNAGDAWLTGGNIPPMPAHWGTAVAQSSTPATAPVAPATGTAAPTQEAEAPLIMNIDSDGDLLREFTNESQEHLQNIEQGVLVLEDHPKDRDTLNSIFRAFHTFKGGSGLLNLMPMNRTAHELENLLDLARQDKLEITIDIINLILEGGDVLKQYIDEMNEQLSGKRPPGPILVHTQDLLTRVRAAVTGSKIPPAQAAKANPPATAASSTQLTPTSTSIAPETPAAPTPAPAAPAQTGKASQGSGNAATGAVVKVDTLKLDSLVDLVGEMVIAQSMVQLDPEVTRLSNQNLNRNLAQLGRITKELQRIAMSMRMVPIRPTFQKMNRLVRDVCAKQGKQVDLVLVGEDTELDRTIVEEISDPLVHMIRNAVDHGIEMPDTRTKAGKAPQGTIRLSAYHQGGNIVIQIKDDGGGLRKDKILKKAVENGILRPDQQLPDKEIFDLIFAPGFSTADKVTDISGRGVGMDVVKRNIEKLRGKVEIDSIEGKGSTFNIYLPLTLAIIDGLVISIGNERYILPTLSVRESFRPTAQMLSTVHERGEMVNVRGRLYPLLRLYEAFNIEPQTKNPEESIVIVIEAGQDVRCLLVDQLLGKQEVVIKSLGETFKANPAIAGAAIMGDGRVGLILDVNTLVRIRQMQVQPKAA, via the coding sequence ATGAATGCGGACCAAAAGGGCATGTTCAAACAGTTGTCGGAGAAGATCAGCATGGAGCTCGTCTTCGCCGAAGTAGGCAAGGACTCGGGCCTGCTGCCGATTAACAGTCTGCTGGGTCAAATCGAGGAATTGCCGTTGGCCGCCGCCGGTCAGGTCTGGGTCGATGCCGTCAAGTTCGCCCGTAAGTGGATCGATCAGGTTTTTGATACCACCGCCACCTTCGATGAATCTACCCTCCGCCTGCTCGGCGAATGGGGCACTTGGGCCCAAAACGCGGGGGACGCTTGGCTGACGGGCGGCAATATTCCCCCCATGCCCGCTCATTGGGGGACGGCCGTCGCCCAGTCTTCCACCCCCGCCACCGCTCCCGTCGCCCCGGCCACTGGGACCGCCGCTCCTACCCAGGAGGCTGAGGCGCCGCTCATCATGAATATCGACAGCGATGGCGATCTGCTTCGCGAGTTCACCAACGAATCGCAGGAACACCTTCAGAACATCGAGCAAGGTGTCCTCGTGCTCGAGGATCATCCCAAGGACCGCGATACCTTGAACTCCATCTTCCGCGCGTTCCATACCTTCAAGGGCGGTTCCGGACTTCTGAACCTCATGCCCATGAACCGGACGGCGCATGAGCTCGAAAACCTCCTCGACCTCGCTCGCCAGGATAAGCTCGAGATCACGATCGACATCATCAACCTCATTCTCGAAGGCGGCGATGTGTTGAAACAATACATCGACGAGATGAACGAGCAGCTTTCGGGCAAGCGTCCTCCTGGACCCATCCTGGTGCATACCCAGGACCTCCTCACGCGCGTGCGCGCCGCCGTCACGGGAAGCAAAATCCCTCCGGCGCAAGCAGCGAAGGCCAACCCGCCAGCGACCGCGGCCAGCAGCACCCAATTGACCCCGACCTCCACGTCGATCGCACCCGAAACCCCGGCCGCCCCAACGCCGGCGCCGGCGGCCCCGGCGCAGACGGGGAAAGCCTCGCAAGGAAGTGGAAACGCCGCCACCGGAGCAGTTGTCAAGGTGGACACTCTCAAACTGGACAGCCTCGTAGACCTCGTCGGCGAAATGGTCATTGCGCAGTCGATGGTCCAGCTCGATCCGGAGGTGACTCGGCTGAGCAATCAGAATCTAAACCGCAACCTGGCTCAACTTGGCCGCATCACGAAGGAGCTCCAGCGGATAGCCATGTCCATGCGCATGGTCCCGATCCGTCCGACGTTCCAAAAGATGAACCGCCTCGTTCGCGACGTGTGTGCCAAACAAGGCAAGCAGGTCGATCTGGTCCTGGTAGGTGAGGATACGGAACTCGACCGCACCATCGTCGAGGAGATCAGCGACCCACTGGTTCACATGATCCGCAACGCTGTGGACCACGGCATCGAGATGCCCGATACCCGCACCAAAGCCGGCAAAGCCCCGCAGGGCACCATCCGTCTCAGCGCCTACCATCAAGGCGGCAACATTGTCATCCAAATCAAGGACGACGGCGGCGGGCTGCGCAAAGATAAGATCCTGAAAAAGGCAGTGGAAAACGGCATCCTCCGACCCGATCAACAGCTGCCCGATAAAGAGATCTTCGACCTGATCTTCGCGCCCGGATTCTCCACCGCCGACAAGGTGACCGACATTTCCGGACGAGGAGTCGGTATGGATGTAGTCAAAAGGAATATCGAGAAACTCCGCGGCAAAGTGGAAATTGACTCGATCGAGGGCAAAGGCTCCACCTTCAACATCTATCTTCCGCTGACCCTGGCCATCATCGATGGGCTGGTGATCAGCATCGGGAACGAGCGCTACATCCTCCCCACTCTGTCAGTTCGCGAATCGTTCCGGCCGACGGCTCAAATGTTGTCGACCGTTCACGAGCGCGGGGAAATGGTCAACGTGCGCGGCCGACTGTATCCGTTGCTCCGGCTGTACGAGGCATTCAACATCGAGCCTCAGACCAAGAACCCGGAGGAGTCCATCGTGATCGTGATCGAAGCGGGACAGGATGTCCGCTGTCTGCTCGTAGACCAATTGCTGGGCAAACAGGAGGTCGTGATTAAGAGCCTGGGTGAAACCTTCAAGGCAAACCCGGCGATCGCGGGAGCCGCGATCATGGGCGATGGTCGGGTGGGGCTCATTCTGGACGTGAACACCCTGGTCCGAATCCGTCAAATGCAAGTCCAGCCCAAGGCGGCCTAG
- a CDS encoding dipeptide epimerase produces the protein MQASLRPATSNRMLVIDSETVLLKKRVPLTITRGTRAESRLLWVRVCSEGIEGWGEAGEFSVGPLRQDLAELETQAQRVASMLAKEDPFDRAAMEHVMLRAQVPSALRAAVDQALWDWSGKRLGQPVWRLLGLSSSGAVPTSVTIGICAPEVAQQRVHEWQLAGEVQAFKVKLGSPLGLEADRAMFQAIRSLLPDGFHISVDANGGWDPAQAIEMSRWLADRGVDHLEQPLARGREKEMVEVCGKSALPILLDESCFTSADIPDLAEICHGINIKLYKCGGVSEALRMIAVARAHDLKVMLGCYGNSALGNTAAAHLGTLVDYLDLDSHLNLVDDPFQGASWIGGHLQLSSLPGFGVSHEHVPTH, from the coding sequence ATGCAAGCGTCGCTGAGGCCGGCGACGTCCAATCGAATGCTGGTCATTGATTCCGAGACAGTTTTGTTGAAGAAGAGAGTTCCGCTCACCATCACTCGCGGCACGCGGGCTGAGTCTCGATTGCTGTGGGTGAGGGTCTGTTCCGAGGGGATTGAGGGGTGGGGCGAGGCTGGAGAATTCTCCGTTGGTCCTCTGCGTCAAGATCTTGCGGAGCTTGAAACTCAAGCTCAGAGAGTGGCCAGCATGTTGGCCAAGGAAGACCCATTCGACCGGGCGGCCATGGAGCATGTGATGTTGCGTGCGCAAGTTCCTTCAGCGCTGCGGGCGGCGGTGGACCAAGCGTTGTGGGATTGGAGCGGGAAGCGTCTTGGCCAGCCGGTCTGGCGTCTGCTGGGGCTTTCTTCCTCCGGAGCTGTCCCGACCTCGGTTACGATAGGAATCTGTGCGCCTGAAGTGGCCCAACAGCGCGTTCATGAATGGCAGCTCGCAGGCGAAGTTCAGGCTTTCAAGGTCAAGCTAGGGTCTCCGCTGGGTTTGGAAGCGGATCGAGCGATGTTCCAAGCGATCCGATCTCTGCTCCCCGATGGATTTCATATCAGCGTGGATGCGAACGGTGGATGGGATCCGGCGCAGGCGATCGAGATGAGCCGGTGGCTGGCGGATCGGGGGGTTGATCATCTTGAGCAACCACTGGCGCGCGGCCGGGAAAAGGAGATGGTAGAGGTGTGTGGGAAATCTGCCCTGCCGATTCTCTTGGATGAAAGCTGCTTCACGAGTGCCGACATCCCCGACCTGGCGGAGATATGCCACGGGATCAACATCAAATTGTACAAGTGCGGCGGTGTCTCGGAGGCGCTTCGGATGATCGCGGTGGCGCGGGCTCATGATTTAAAGGTCATGCTTGGATGCTATGGAAACTCCGCGTTGGGCAACACCGCCGCGGCTCATCTGGGGACCTTGGTAGATTACCTGGACCTCGATAGTCATCTCAACCTGGTCGATGATCCTTTCCAGGGCGCGAGTTGGATCGGCGGCCATCTTCAGCTTTCCAGCCTGCCCGGTTTTGGTGTCAGCCATGAGCACGTCCCGACCCACTAA
- a CDS encoding DUF1611 domain-containing protein, with protein MSTSRPTKLTSGQKAAILQHGGLTGVVNGKTGLSLLRYSEAEIVVVIDEENAGRSLREITGLPLAKDIPIVATTHEALRFHPDVLAIGVAFSGGKLPEAWLGAVREAVRHGVCIQNGLHTRLNEDPVIRSLLRPSQWVWDMRQEPPDLPVGTGAARHLACKRVLFVGTDMNVGKMTAALELNRAAHQRGIRSKFIATGQTGMMIVGDGVALDGVRVDYASGAIEQQMMLFGPDHEMLFVEGQGSLINPASTATLPLIRGSQPTHLILVHKAGMTHLKRFPHVKVPPLSEVVKLNEAVASAAGAFAPARVTGIALNGWGFSDQAIEAEIRVIEAETGLPCCDVVRSGGGKLLDTIV; from the coding sequence ATGAGCACGTCCCGACCCACTAAACTCACCTCCGGTCAAAAGGCCGCCATCCTGCAGCATGGCGGTTTGACGGGAGTCGTTAACGGCAAGACCGGACTTTCTTTGCTCCGTTACAGCGAGGCCGAGATCGTGGTGGTGATTGATGAGGAGAATGCCGGTCGTTCGCTGCGTGAAATCACGGGGCTTCCACTGGCGAAAGATATCCCGATCGTGGCGACCACCCATGAGGCGCTCCGGTTCCACCCGGATGTTTTGGCCATTGGTGTCGCTTTCTCCGGAGGAAAGCTCCCGGAGGCGTGGCTCGGCGCCGTTCGCGAGGCCGTGCGTCACGGCGTCTGCATTCAGAATGGCCTTCATACCCGTCTGAATGAGGATCCCGTGATCCGCAGTTTGCTGCGTCCCAGTCAGTGGGTCTGGGATATGCGGCAAGAGCCTCCTGACCTTCCGGTGGGGACCGGAGCTGCCCGCCACCTGGCGTGCAAGCGGGTGCTATTTGTTGGGACGGACATGAACGTCGGCAAGATGACGGCGGCCTTGGAGTTGAACCGTGCGGCGCACCAGCGCGGTATACGGTCCAAATTCATCGCCACGGGCCAGACGGGGATGATGATCGTGGGAGATGGGGTGGCTCTGGATGGCGTACGGGTGGACTACGCATCCGGTGCCATTGAGCAGCAGATGATGCTGTTTGGCCCCGACCATGAGATGCTTTTTGTCGAGGGGCAGGGCTCGCTGATCAACCCGGCTTCGACAGCCACGTTGCCGTTGATCCGCGGCTCTCAGCCGACCCATCTGATCTTGGTGCACAAGGCCGGCATGACGCATCTCAAGCGCTTTCCTCACGTCAAGGTTCCTCCGTTGAGCGAGGTGGTGAAACTGAACGAGGCGGTGGCCAGCGCGGCCGGAGCTTTTGCGCCGGCCCGAGTCACCGGCATTGCCCTGAATGGCTGGGGTTTCAGCGATCAGGCGATCGAGGCCGAGATTCGCGTAATCGAAGCGGAGACCGGCTTGCCTTGCTGCGATGTAGTTAGAAGCGGCGGGGGGAAGTTGCTCGACACGATTGTCTAG
- a CDS encoding N-acetylmuramoyl-L-alanine amidase, with protein sequence MRRSLRNLTCCAIVLLTALGSGCRSTQPPGKRLVRSGDEIIVAGQLFHTGTRVVTWMDPGGYDAYRVDRRFAPIQEAGWEASKPTLPKDASPNRFGVRKESLSPGQLEQVRGGGWPLTLLQEVVDQFVIHFDMSGTSRRCFEVLHDKRCLSVHFMIDLDGTIYQTLDAKERAWHATTSNGRSVGVEIASPGAFPIDQADRLQRWYERSANGRTVLKLPTDPANSGLLNPAYVPSPARPDAVEGTIQGKTLRQYDFTEEQYKALSRLTATLCRVFPKLRCDYPRDQQGNLVREKLPDADLKDYQGLIGHYHIQTDKVDPGPAFNWERVIHEARKLNRGASSRDEAR encoded by the coding sequence ATGCGCCGTTCTCTCCGCAACCTCACGTGCTGCGCCATTGTCCTGCTGACGGCCCTGGGCAGCGGATGTCGATCTACCCAGCCGCCCGGAAAGCGCCTGGTTCGTTCAGGCGATGAAATCATCGTGGCGGGCCAACTCTTCCACACCGGCACTCGAGTGGTCACTTGGATGGATCCTGGCGGCTATGATGCCTATCGCGTCGATCGAAGATTCGCGCCCATCCAGGAAGCAGGATGGGAGGCGTCGAAACCGACGCTTCCCAAGGACGCCTCCCCGAATCGCTTTGGCGTTCGCAAGGAATCGCTCTCGCCCGGGCAGCTGGAACAAGTTCGTGGAGGAGGATGGCCGCTAACTCTGCTCCAGGAGGTCGTGGACCAATTCGTGATTCATTTCGACATGAGCGGCACGAGCCGACGTTGCTTCGAGGTGCTTCATGACAAGAGGTGCTTAAGTGTGCACTTCATGATCGACCTCGATGGCACCATTTATCAGACCCTGGATGCCAAAGAGCGCGCTTGGCACGCCACTACTTCCAACGGCCGCTCGGTCGGAGTCGAAATCGCCAGCCCGGGAGCCTTTCCGATCGACCAGGCGGACCGCCTGCAGAGATGGTACGAGAGGAGCGCGAATGGCCGCACCGTGCTGAAGCTCCCCACCGATCCGGCCAACTCCGGGCTTCTCAACCCGGCGTACGTGCCTTCGCCCGCCCGACCCGACGCCGTCGAAGGAACCATCCAAGGGAAGACTCTGCGCCAATACGACTTCACCGAAGAACAGTATAAGGCCCTCAGCCGGCTGACAGCGACTCTCTGCCGGGTTTTTCCCAAGCTCCGCTGCGACTACCCTCGGGACCAGCAAGGGAACCTGGTCCGGGAAAAACTTCCGGACGCCGACCTCAAGGATTATCAGGGTCTGATCGGGCACTACCACATCCAGACCGACAAAGTGGATCCAGGTCCGGCATTTAACTGGGAGCGCGTCATCCACGAGGCTCGAAAGTTAAACCGCGGCGCGAGTTCCAGGGATGAAGCGAGGTAG
- a CDS encoding glucose-6-phosphate isomerase translates to MTQPSKSQLWDRFQSLYSDYPELGLSLDLSRMNFPADFLQTMSTPIQKALVAMAELEKGGIANPDEKRMVGHYWLRNSSLAPTASMAKEIEDTIVAVKAFAEEVHGGKISGARGPFKNLLVIGIGGSALGPQFVAHALGHSLTDKMSVSFFDNTDPDGMDKVLAQVITELGQTLCVVISKSGGTKETRNGMLEAQTAYERAGLSFAAHAVAVTGFGSELDRYATQHGWLRRFPMWDWVGGRTSVLSAVGLLPAALQGLDIDGMLKGARACDDITRRTELRKNPAALLSLMWYYSGNGRGSKDMVVLPYKDRLELFSKYLQQLIMESLGKELNLEGQVVNQGIAVYGNKGSTDQHAYIQQLREGLHNFFVTFIEVLKDRSGASMEVEPGVTSGDFLSGFYLGTRQALYEKGRESVSLIVSEVSGFSVGVLIALFERAVGLYATLVNINAYHQPGVEAGKKAAGSVISLQSQVVKYLKASPGQSFTVTQLAGSLGSDDPEMIFKICEHLSANVGRGITKVPANTPFTAGYRAD, encoded by the coding sequence ATGACGCAACCTTCCAAGTCTCAGCTCTGGGATCGCTTTCAAAGTCTTTATTCGGACTACCCTGAGCTCGGCCTTTCGCTTGATCTGAGTCGGATGAATTTCCCAGCGGATTTTCTCCAAACGATGTCCACCCCAATCCAGAAGGCCCTGGTCGCTATGGCTGAGTTGGAAAAAGGCGGCATCGCCAACCCTGACGAAAAGCGGATGGTAGGACACTACTGGCTGCGAAACTCGTCTCTAGCGCCCACCGCGTCCATGGCGAAAGAGATCGAGGACACGATCGTCGCCGTCAAAGCCTTCGCTGAGGAAGTCCACGGAGGAAAGATCTCCGGGGCGCGTGGTCCTTTCAAGAACCTGCTGGTGATTGGCATCGGCGGATCGGCACTGGGCCCGCAATTCGTAGCCCATGCGCTCGGCCACTCGCTCACCGACAAGATGAGCGTCAGCTTCTTCGACAATACCGATCCCGATGGCATGGACAAAGTGCTCGCTCAGGTGATCACCGAACTCGGCCAGACCCTCTGCGTTGTCATCTCCAAGTCCGGCGGCACGAAGGAAACCCGAAACGGCATGCTGGAAGCCCAGACAGCCTATGAGCGCGCCGGCCTTTCCTTTGCCGCTCACGCGGTGGCCGTCACCGGCTTCGGCAGCGAGCTGGATCGTTATGCCACGCAGCACGGCTGGCTGCGCCGCTTTCCGATGTGGGATTGGGTCGGTGGACGAACCAGTGTGCTCTCCGCGGTCGGGTTGCTGCCTGCGGCCCTCCAGGGACTGGACATCGATGGCATGCTGAAAGGCGCCCGCGCTTGTGACGACATCACGCGTCGCACCGAACTCCGCAAGAATCCAGCCGCCCTGCTGTCCCTCATGTGGTATTACTCAGGCAACGGACGCGGCTCCAAGGACATGGTGGTCCTGCCCTACAAGGACCGCCTGGAGCTGTTCAGCAAATATCTCCAGCAGCTGATCATGGAATCGCTCGGCAAAGAGCTCAACTTGGAAGGCCAGGTGGTAAACCAAGGGATTGCTGTCTACGGAAACAAGGGATCCACGGATCAGCATGCGTACATTCAACAGCTGCGCGAAGGCCTGCATAATTTCTTCGTGACCTTCATCGAAGTGCTTAAAGATCGGTCGGGGGCCTCGATGGAGGTGGAGCCCGGGGTCACGAGCGGAGACTTCCTGTCCGGCTTCTACCTGGGCACTCGTCAGGCGCTGTACGAAAAAGGGCGCGAGTCGGTGTCCTTGATTGTGTCGGAGGTTTCCGGCTTCTCGGTCGGTGTGCTCATCGCGCTGTTCGAACGCGCGGTCGGCCTCTATGCCACGCTCGTCAATATCAATGCCTATCATCAGCCGGGCGTCGAAGCCGGCAAGAAGGCGGCCGGGTCGGTGATCTCCCTGCAATCCCAGGTCGTGAAGTATCTCAAAGCCAGCCCGGGTCAGTCCTTCACGGTTACCCAGTTAGCCGGCTCGCTGGGTAGCGATGACCCGGAGATGATTTTCAAGATCTGCGAACATCTGTCCGCCAACGTCGGCCGGGGTATCACCAAAGTCCCTGCCAACACCCCATTCACCGCCGGCTACCGGGCCGATTGA